One window from the genome of Chroococcidiopsis sp. TS-821 encodes:
- the dndD gene encoding DNA sulfur modification protein DndD: MLFTELVLQNFGPYLGRQVINLRPQENEQFCPIILFGGMNGGGKTTLMDAIRLALYGHRAQCSTRGNLSYPDFLTQSVNRYTAPGEPTAIELAFESILDNVQVEFRIKRSWTKNPRNGKDTLGILVDDWPDSALAQVWDERIEDLLPLGISNLFLFDGEQVKELAEQEVPTPMVVEAIRSLLGLELAERLATDIEILVNRRRKLVAESQALITLEDIEQKLNHQQKEYQIAKEHLATTQDKLTYAQKHQQATSDKFILEGGKIAAERSQLEIQLRYQQEAVSRHREAMTELASGILPLSLISPLLIQAHTQAQQEYRQQQAQITQNILSNQEKKLLQYIADIGLDSEVIEKIKSYFQQEKETIKQEIQLKRLWLLADRESVFQLNQILARDLVDLQSLAAKQLHNLKSQEENLAAIEKQLAVAPAPEVYEQLGEAVKFAQNELVNAKAAYELAKRRCDELATLIEKTKKELTQYSEENIDRKNDEHIITASTKVQATLKLFREKLTLRKLNQLESVITECFLYLLHKSDLIHRVVVDAETFSLSLYDRQGQLVPKHRLSAGEKQLLAIALLWGLARVSRRNLPIAIDTPLGRLDSSHRNNLVERYFPCASHQVMLFSTDTEIGKQEVEQLRSNNAIAREYLLKYDPVKRCTTIEPGYFW, encoded by the coding sequence GTGCTGTTTACTGAACTCGTACTCCAAAATTTTGGTCCTTATCTAGGGCGACAAGTTATTAATTTGCGTCCTCAAGAAAACGAGCAGTTTTGCCCAATTATTTTATTTGGCGGAATGAATGGTGGTGGAAAAACCACGCTTATGGATGCAATTCGTCTTGCTTTATACGGACATCGCGCTCAATGCTCTACGCGAGGAAACTTGAGTTATCCTGACTTTTTAACACAATCAGTTAACCGTTACACAGCTCCTGGCGAACCAACTGCAATTGAACTCGCTTTTGAAAGTATTTTAGATAACGTTCAAGTTGAATTTCGGATAAAACGAAGTTGGACTAAAAATCCGCGAAATGGCAAAGATACTTTAGGTATTTTAGTTGATGATTGGCCTGATAGTGCCTTGGCTCAAGTTTGGGATGAACGAATTGAAGATTTACTTCCCTTGGGAATCTCAAATTTATTTTTATTCGATGGCGAGCAAGTGAAAGAGTTAGCCGAACAAGAGGTACCTACCCCAATGGTTGTTGAAGCAATTCGCTCTTTGCTTGGATTAGAATTAGCTGAACGATTGGCAACAGACATAGAAATTTTAGTGAATCGGCGACGCAAACTCGTTGCTGAAAGTCAGGCACTTATAACTCTAGAAGACATTGAACAAAAGTTAAATCATCAGCAAAAAGAATATCAAATTGCCAAAGAGCATTTAGCAACAACTCAAGATAAATTAACTTATGCGCAAAAGCACCAGCAAGCAACATCAGATAAGTTTATCTTAGAAGGTGGTAAAATTGCCGCTGAACGCAGTCAACTAGAAATTCAGCTACGTTATCAGCAGGAAGCAGTGTCACGTCACCGCGAGGCAATGACTGAATTAGCTAGTGGAATTTTACCTTTAAGTTTGATTTCGCCATTACTCATTCAAGCTCATACTCAAGCACAACAAGAATATCGACAACAGCAAGCACAAATAACTCAAAATATCTTATCTAACCAAGAGAAAAAATTGTTACAATACATTGCTGATATAGGATTAGATAGCGAAGTAATTGAAAAAATAAAATCGTATTTTCAGCAAGAAAAGGAAACTATAAAACAAGAGATTCAGCTTAAAAGATTGTGGTTACTTGCCGATAGAGAAAGTGTTTTTCAACTTAATCAAATTCTCGCGCGCGATCTAGTAGATTTACAATCTTTAGCAGCCAAACAACTTCATAATCTAAAAAGTCAAGAAGAAAATTTAGCAGCAATCGAAAAACAACTAGCTGTGGCACCTGCGCCTGAAGTCTACGAACAACTAGGTGAGGCAGTTAAATTTGCTCAAAACGAACTTGTTAATGCTAAGGCAGCTTATGAGTTAGCGAAAAGACGTTGTGACGAGTTAGCAACACTTATCGAAAAGACGAAAAAAGAATTAACGCAATATAGCGAGGAAAATATTGATAGAAAAAATGACGAGCATATTATTACCGCATCAACTAAAGTCCAAGCAACACTGAAACTCTTTCGCGAAAAACTAACATTACGCAAACTCAATCAATTAGAGTCAGTAATTACCGAGTGTTTTTTGTACTTGCTACATAAGTCAGACTTAATTCATCGAGTTGTTGTTGATGCGGAGACTTTTAGTCTTTCGCTTTACGATCGCCAAGGGCAATTAGTACCGAAACATCGTCTTTCTGCGGGAGAAAAGCAATTATTGGCGATCGCACTACTGTGGGGATTAGCACGCGTATCAAGGCGTAACCTCCCAATTGCGATTGATACACCATTAGGGCGACTCGATTCTTCGCACCGCAATAACTTAGTCGAACGCTACTTTCCTTGTGCAAGTCACCAAGTCATGCTGTTTTCTACAGATACAGAAATCGGTAAACAGGAAGTTGAACAACTGCGATCTAACAACGCGATCGCCCGCGAATATCTTCTAAAATACGACCCAGTAAAACGCTGCACCACCATTGAGCCAGGTTATTTTTGGTAA
- a CDS encoding DNA phosphorothioation-associated protein 4 has translation MVETGRIRVAKDKADLVKSLLSTDGATGPFQTFADAIAFAAALGAKHNRRVPLGEISKREPSPIRLEYFASMGHDCIIKLLAITETKDIKILSLTEEAEFQRNLIFEEYANGGLEILQNELRGAVDYSERLLLMLSYEREQQEQSNEEFDLSKFLS, from the coding sequence ATGGTAGAAACTGGCAGAATTAGAGTAGCAAAAGACAAAGCTGATTTAGTTAAATCCTTGCTATCAACTGACGGTGCAACAGGTCCTTTTCAAACCTTTGCAGATGCGATCGCCTTTGCTGCTGCTTTAGGTGCAAAGCACAATAGACGAGTACCTTTAGGAGAGATTTCAAAAAGAGAACCTTCTCCTATTAGATTAGAGTATTTTGCCTCAATGGGGCATGACTGCATAATTAAGTTACTAGCAATTACGGAAACAAAAGACATCAAAATTCTCTCACTCACTGAGGAAGCCGAGTTTCAACGTAATCTGATCTTTGAAGAATATGCTAATGGGGGACTAGAAATACTGCAAAATGAATTACGTGGAGCAGTAGATTACTCTGAGCGACTTCTATTAATGCTTAGTTATGAACGCGAACAGCAAGAACAGTCAAACGAAGAGTTTGACCTAAGTAAATTTCTATCTTGA
- the dndE gene encoding DNA sulfur modification protein DndE — MEPPLERIHLSQTAKEQLIKLKRITKIDQWNILCRWAFCRSLAETAIPAPVPIPADSNVEMTWRVFGGEFSDILAIALKQRCYNDGLGTDKETLATQFRLHLHRGIGYLAGDPNIKKIEDLIELAIKNN; from the coding sequence ATGGAACCACCTCTTGAGCGCATTCATCTCTCGCAAACGGCAAAAGAACAATTAATCAAACTCAAACGCATTACTAAAATCGACCAGTGGAATATATTGTGTCGTTGGGCATTTTGTCGATCGCTTGCGGAAACGGCGATTCCCGCACCCGTACCAATTCCTGCAGATAGTAACGTAGAAATGACGTGGCGCGTGTTTGGTGGAGAATTCTCGGATATACTGGCGATCGCGTTGAAACAACGCTGCTATAACGACGGTTTGGGAACTGACAAAGAAACGCTAGCAACGCAGTTTCGCCTCCACTTGCATCGCGGGATCGGTTATTTAGCAGGCGATCCGAATATCAAGAAGATTGAGGATTTGATTGAATTAGCGATTAAAAATAATTAA
- a CDS encoding HEAT repeat domain-containing protein gives MYDEDDINSVLDQEIELESPLDHLGPLSAESETPKPDPEAMLALLDHPQTQQRMLAARAFSDIEDRRATPHLIRLLRDPCPLVRVSAAYGIGRNPSPDAVEPLIAQLNQDWNGYVRKGVVWALGNCRDRRTLAPLADALRTDISAVRLWAASALAQMSQVGYDAVVGAIPPLIEALVQDPVAAIRSNCAWAIGQLCRELPSNVVYATAVDALIQAFAEDEDLGVREDAKASLLGIGDPRGLQLIETLEQEGWF, from the coding sequence ATGTACGATGAAGACGATATAAACAGTGTACTCGACCAGGAAATTGAGCTAGAAAGTCCTTTAGACCATCTAGGACCGCTCAGTGCTGAGTCAGAGACACCAAAACCCGACCCAGAGGCGATGTTGGCACTGCTGGATCATCCGCAAACACAGCAACGGATGTTGGCAGCGCGTGCCTTTTCAGATATTGAAGATCGCCGTGCTACCCCGCATTTGATTCGTTTACTGCGCGATCCTTGTCCTTTGGTGCGAGTCAGTGCCGCATACGGTATTGGGCGCAACCCCAGCCCTGATGCTGTCGAACCGTTGATTGCACAACTCAATCAGGATTGGAATGGTTATGTGCGTAAAGGTGTTGTTTGGGCTTTGGGAAACTGCCGCGATCGCCGTACTTTAGCACCGCTTGCAGACGCTTTACGAACCGATATTTCTGCTGTGCGACTGTGGGCAGCAAGTGCGCTAGCACAAATGTCACAAGTTGGTTACGATGCAGTCGTAGGTGCAATACCACCACTCATTGAAGCGTTGGTACAAGATCCTGTTGCTGCAATTCGGAGTAATTGTGCGTGGGCAATCGGTCAATTATGCCGCGAATTACCTTCTAATGTTGTCTATGCAACAGCCGTTGATGCTCTAATTCAAGCTTTTGCCGAAGATGAAGATTTAGGCGTTCGCGAAGATGCTAAAGCTTCCTTGTTAGGAATAGGCGATCCGCGTGGCTTGCAACTTATCGAAACCCTAGAACAAGAGGGATGGTTTTAA
- a CDS encoding AmpG family muropeptide MFS transporter, with protein sequence MLALLLLGISSGLPLLLTSKTLQAWMTVEGVDLASIGLFSLVALPYSLKFLWAPILDRFALPFLGRRRGWLIALQVGLILAIAFMGFQQPAQALQLLAINALFVAFFSATQDIAGDAYRADVLAEKEMGAGAAVFVLGYRVALLITGSLALILADRISWTSVYLLMASVMIVGVIGTLIAPEPEERVQLPASLSEAVLLPFGEFFQRLGALTGFFILCFIVLYKLGDALVNNMSTPFLLQMGFTQTDIGAIQGGMGLIATIVGALAGGAILSKIGINRSLWVFGGLQAISNLAYFMQAQLGRNYPFMVLTINIENFCAGLGTAAFVAFLMSLCNQRFSATQYALLSSLMAVSRDILVAPAGALAEFTGWSLFFIISIVAAIPGLLLLPVFAPWNPKPVAVPKP encoded by the coding sequence ATGCTGGCTTTACTGTTACTCGGCATTTCATCAGGTTTGCCGCTATTACTGACAAGTAAAACGCTACAAGCCTGGATGACAGTTGAAGGAGTTGACTTAGCATCAATTGGACTATTTAGTTTAGTTGCTTTACCCTATTCACTCAAGTTTCTCTGGGCGCCGATACTCGATCGCTTTGCATTGCCATTTTTAGGGCGACGGCGCGGATGGTTAATTGCGTTGCAAGTAGGGTTAATTTTAGCGATCGCCTTTATGGGATTTCAGCAACCCGCGCAAGCATTGCAACTACTGGCGATTAATGCCTTGTTTGTCGCTTTTTTCAGCGCCACGCAAGATATTGCTGGGGATGCTTACCGCGCGGATGTTCTCGCGGAAAAAGAAATGGGAGCGGGTGCAGCCGTTTTTGTCCTAGGTTATCGCGTTGCGTTGCTGATTACAGGTTCTTTGGCACTCATCTTGGCAGATCGCATTTCTTGGACAAGTGTTTACCTATTGATGGCGTCAGTTATGATTGTCGGTGTCATTGGTACATTAATTGCACCCGAACCAGAAGAACGCGTTCAACTTCCCGCCTCATTATCGGAAGCGGTGTTGTTACCTTTCGGCGAATTTTTTCAACGCTTGGGCGCATTGACAGGATTCTTTATTTTATGTTTTATCGTCCTCTACAAGCTCGGCGATGCTTTAGTCAACAATATGTCCACGCCTTTTTTACTGCAAATGGGGTTCACGCAAACCGATATTGGGGCGATTCAAGGGGGAATGGGGTTAATTGCCACGATCGTTGGGGCGCTAGCAGGAGGCGCAATTTTAAGTAAAATCGGGATTAATCGCTCGTTATGGGTCTTTGGTGGGTTACAAGCTATTAGTAACCTCGCTTATTTCATGCAAGCGCAATTAGGGAGAAATTACCCCTTCATGGTGCTAACAATTAATATTGAAAACTTTTGTGCGGGCTTAGGGACAGCAGCGTTTGTTGCTTTTTTGATGAGTTTGTGCAATCAAAGATTTTCTGCAACGCAGTATGCCTTACTCTCCAGTTTAATGGCTGTTAGTCGCGATATTTTAGTTGCTCCTGCTGGCGCATTAGCAGAATTTACCGGATGGTCTTTATTTTTTATTATTAGTATCGTCGCTGCAATTCCAGGATTGTTATTACTTCCGGTGTTTGCGCCGTGGAACCCGAAACCTGTTGCTGTACCCAAACCGTGA
- a CDS encoding L,D-transpeptidase — MIKQLFAVAGVVVAINVATRMVAHQQNLSELSESQPAITQSVTPQPPDDQSVETVAALPLRLEIQLSSRKVTLYRGETPIKSYPVAVGRAGWETPTGNFRVGQMLKNPTWISPLTDEVIPGGHPDNPLGSYWIGFWSDGKNSIGFHGTPNPESVGTAASHGCIRMYNEDVEELFNQVSLGTPVTVVE; from the coding sequence ATGATCAAGCAATTGTTTGCAGTGGCTGGCGTAGTAGTAGCAATCAATGTCGCTACTCGCATGGTTGCTCATCAGCAAAATTTATCAGAGTTATCAGAATCGCAACCAGCTATCACCCAATCGGTAACGCCTCAACCTCCGGATGACCAGAGCGTCGAGACAGTAGCTGCGCTACCTTTGAGGTTAGAGATTCAGCTAAGTAGCCGTAAAGTTACTCTGTATCGGGGAGAAACACCAATTAAAAGTTATCCTGTGGCAGTAGGTCGTGCTGGTTGGGAAACTCCGACTGGTAATTTTCGCGTAGGTCAGATGTTAAAAAATCCTACTTGGATTAGCCCCTTGACGGATGAGGTAATTCCAGGAGGACACCCTGACAATCCTCTAGGATCGTATTGGATTGGGTTTTGGAGTGATGGCAAAAATTCAATAGGTTTTCACGGAACTCCTAACCCTGAAAGCGTTGGTACTGCAGCTTCTCACGGTTGTATTCGGATGTATAACGAAGATGTTGAAGAGTTGTTTAATCAAGTAAGTTTGGGAACTCCTGTTACAGTAGTAGAATAG
- a CDS encoding DGQHR domain-containing protein, with amino-acid sequence MNKRVADTTGKYRRENKPEELASSLARYLENRILVQTTAMGGTQAYLGSVTLEWFAQQVRFASCLPLLQPKHNLATDNVEVDADTIAEIQQRPLDWSRQIPLVQYLVAWKNHKFPPVLVVIHQPWVDNPEAAQWDSEGRATKSTIDFTPLDRDGIGLLDIAPATTIYALDGQHRLMGVQGLMELLETHQLQRYRKDKTPDGSVITLNDLIEHYQVDIDYLESLPQEKIGIEFICAVEKGETREQARQRVRSIFVHVNLMAVPLSKGQLAQLNEDDGFAIVARKIATTHPLLEQRSTRKPRVNWNSATVATKSTVLTTLQALKEMSERYLGQKFLHWKPLSKGLIPIRPSDEELEAGILEFQQLFDHLATLPSYRVLEAEETPLLRRFSFEKDGGEGNMLFRPVGQVALAQALGILVFKKGFSLKDIFKKLRKFDLEGGFSRMEYPRSLWYGVLYDPNKKRVQVAGRDLAAKLIVYLLGGIQEPMERAELRKAVADARTVEKQAIGFDGQLVEPKAVGLPPML; translated from the coding sequence ATGAATAAGAGAGTAGCTGATACTACTGGTAAATATCGCCGAGAAAACAAACCAGAGGAATTGGCTTCATCGTTAGCACGGTATTTAGAAAATCGAATTCTCGTGCAAACAACAGCGATGGGTGGTACTCAAGCTTACTTAGGGTCAGTTACCTTGGAATGGTTTGCGCAACAAGTGCGTTTTGCATCATGTTTACCGCTACTTCAGCCCAAACATAATCTTGCAACAGACAATGTGGAAGTTGATGCGGATACAATTGCAGAAATTCAGCAACGTCCGCTTGATTGGTCGCGGCAAATACCACTGGTACAATACTTAGTAGCGTGGAAAAACCACAAATTTCCACCAGTGCTGGTTGTCATTCATCAACCATGGGTAGATAATCCGGAAGCAGCACAATGGGATAGTGAAGGACGCGCTACAAAGTCTACTATCGATTTTACGCCTTTAGACCGCGATGGTATTGGGTTACTCGACATCGCACCCGCAACCACAATTTATGCACTTGATGGTCAACACCGCTTGATGGGAGTACAGGGGTTGATGGAATTACTTGAGACGCATCAACTTCAGCGTTATCGCAAAGACAAGACTCCTGATGGTAGTGTTATTACTTTAAATGATTTGATCGAGCATTATCAAGTAGACATTGATTATTTAGAAAGTTTACCGCAAGAAAAAATAGGAATTGAGTTTATCTGTGCAGTCGAGAAAGGCGAAACCCGCGAACAAGCACGACAACGAGTAAGATCGATTTTTGTTCATGTCAACTTGATGGCTGTTCCTTTATCGAAAGGTCAACTAGCACAGTTGAATGAAGATGATGGATTTGCGATTGTGGCGAGAAAAATTGCGACGACGCATCCACTTCTAGAACAAAGAAGCACGCGAAAACCCCGTGTTAATTGGAATAGCGCCACAGTTGCTACTAAATCTACAGTTCTAACAACGCTACAAGCACTCAAAGAGATGTCGGAGCGATATCTCGGACAAAAGTTTTTGCATTGGAAACCATTGTCTAAAGGTTTGATTCCGATACGCCCAAGTGATGAAGAACTAGAAGCGGGAATTTTAGAATTTCAGCAGTTATTTGATCATTTAGCAACGCTACCAAGTTATCGAGTACTCGAAGCGGAAGAAACACCTTTACTACGACGCTTTAGCTTTGAAAAGGATGGTGGTGAAGGAAACATGCTTTTTCGCCCTGTTGGTCAAGTTGCTTTAGCCCAAGCGTTGGGAATCTTAGTTTTTAAAAAAGGTTTCTCACTCAAAGATATCTTTAAGAAACTTCGCAAGTTTGATTTAGAAGGCGGTTTTAGTAGAATGGAATATCCGCGATCGCTTTGGTATGGGGTATTGTACGATCCAAATAAAAAGCGCGTACAAGTTGCAGGGCGCGATTTAGCAGCAAAGTTAATCGTTTACCTTCTCGGCGGAATTCAAGAACCGATGGAACGCGCCGAACTGCGTAAAGCCGTAGCCGATGCGAGAACTGTCGAAAAACAGGCGATCGGCTTTGACGGTCAGCTTGTAGAACCAAAAGCGGTAGGATTACCACCTATGTTGTAA
- a CDS encoding N-acetyltransferase, whose translation MSELIPGYTIRAGGVDRALLLKFMQRSYKELFPEQDFSHLASTVEQYYSKETPLWLVNTAVETSCTATSHQPLITQTVACLWAGNAIDQVRGDRYTHIFLLYVVPEHRRRGIGTALMQHAEDWAKQRGDRQIGLQVFLCNQPALNLYKQLGYQSASVWMVKALAP comes from the coding sequence GTGTCTGAACTCATACCTGGGTATACAATTCGTGCTGGTGGTGTCGATCGCGCGTTGTTACTCAAATTCATGCAACGCTCGTACAAGGAACTTTTTCCCGAACAAGACTTTTCGCACCTTGCCAGCACCGTTGAACAATACTACTCAAAAGAAACCCCCTTGTGGTTGGTAAATACTGCAGTTGAAACCTCTTGCACTGCCACTAGCCACCAGCCACTAATTACTCAAACTGTCGCTTGTCTTTGGGCGGGAAATGCAATCGATCAAGTTAGGGGCGATCGCTATACGCATATCTTTCTACTTTATGTCGTACCCGAACATCGACGGCGCGGAATCGGGACAGCTTTGATGCAGCATGCTGAAGACTGGGCAAAGCAAAGAGGCGATCGCCAAATTGGTTTACAAGTGTTTCTGTGCAACCAACCAGCATTAAACCTTTACAAGCAATTGGGCTACCAATCTGCGTCAGTCTGGATGGTGAAAGCGCTTGCTCCTTGA
- a CDS encoding DNA phosphorothioation-associated putative methyltransferase has protein sequence MTEALEIERHRAAIARTDLSRPVRLAIEWAIINNDTTFFDYGCGYGGDVERLAARNYTCTGWDPYYRPDTPRTPADVVNLGYVLNVIEDPEERREALCQAWTLTQKVLIVAAQVLIHDRSHAKIAYGDGVVTRRNTFQKYYEQEELKLYIDEVLQVDAVPVALGIYFVFRDETEKESFRALRFRSRSLTPRVRTPSKRFEDYQELLTPLINFVTERGRLPVKGELAAQSEILLEFGTFRRAYNVILQATDEAEWDAIAYRRSLDILVYLALTQFGKRPGFNQLAPELRQDIKAFFGTYQEACQVADKMLFSLGKPGVVAQTCKQSKIGKLLPTALYVHVSALPELDPLLRIYEGCASRTIGRMDNVTLVKFYTDKPKISYLFYPNFDTEAHPALHTSMQIDLQNLSVFYREYDRVANPPILHRKETFVTPSYPLYERFVKLTRREEKLGLLKNTRAIGTRDGWQKWLEEKGVEIKGDRIICK, from the coding sequence ATGACCGAAGCTCTGGAAATTGAACGTCATAGAGCCGCGATCGCGCGTACTGATTTATCGCGTCCAGTGCGGCTAGCCATAGAATGGGCAATCATAAACAACGATACCACGTTCTTTGACTACGGTTGCGGCTACGGTGGCGATGTCGAACGCCTAGCAGCGCGTAACTATACCTGTACGGGGTGGGATCCGTACTACCGTCCTGATACACCGCGTACCCCGGCAGATGTTGTTAATTTGGGCTACGTTCTCAACGTCATTGAAGATCCCGAAGAACGCCGCGAAGCACTTTGCCAAGCTTGGACCTTGACGCAGAAAGTTTTAATTGTGGCTGCCCAAGTTTTGATTCATGACCGCAGTCATGCCAAAATTGCTTATGGCGATGGAGTTGTGACTCGACGCAATACGTTTCAGAAATATTACGAACAAGAAGAATTAAAATTATACATCGATGAAGTCTTACAAGTTGATGCTGTTCCTGTCGCCTTAGGAATTTACTTTGTTTTTCGCGATGAAACCGAAAAAGAAAGCTTTCGGGCTTTACGCTTTCGTTCGCGAAGTTTGACCCCACGCGTCCGCACGCCGAGTAAGCGCTTTGAAGATTATCAAGAACTCTTAACGCCACTGATTAATTTTGTTACCGAACGTGGGAGATTACCTGTTAAAGGTGAATTAGCTGCACAAAGTGAAATATTACTCGAATTTGGGACTTTTCGCCGCGCTTACAATGTGATTTTGCAAGCGACCGATGAAGCCGAGTGGGATGCGATCGCTTACCGTCGTTCGCTGGATATTTTGGTATATCTTGCCTTAACACAATTTGGGAAACGTCCTGGATTTAATCAACTCGCACCAGAACTTCGTCAAGACATCAAAGCTTTTTTTGGTACGTACCAAGAAGCTTGCCAAGTTGCGGATAAAATGCTGTTTAGCTTAGGAAAACCTGGCGTTGTTGCCCAAACGTGCAAACAAAGTAAGATTGGTAAACTCTTACCTACCGCGCTGTACGTTCATGTTTCCGCATTACCCGAACTCGATCCTTTACTGCGGATCTACGAAGGTTGTGCTAGTCGCACAATTGGACGCATGGATAATGTCACATTAGTTAAATTTTACACTGATAAACCTAAAATATCGTATCTTTTTTATCCCAATTTTGACACTGAAGCGCATCCTGCGTTACACACAAGTATGCAAATTGACTTACAAAACCTTAGTGTGTTTTATCGCGAGTACGATCGAGTAGCGAACCCGCCAATTTTGCATCGTAAAGAAACTTTTGTGACACCGAGTTATCCGCTGTACGAACGATTTGTGAAATTGACGCGGCGTGAAGAAAAGTTAGGGTTACTCAAAAATACGCGCGCAATCGGAACGCGCGACGGTTGGCAAAAATGGTTAGAAGAAAAAGGTGTGGAAATTAAAGGCGATCGCATCATTTGCAAATGA
- the dndC gene encoding DNA phosphorothioation system sulfurtransferase DndC, with protein MSTAQQQHNQREPVMFLGQTGAEQTRTVADLVEDIQALTTEIQELYCLDEIPWCVGYSGGKDSTATLQLVWNAIASLPPSKRTKTIHVITTDTLVENPIVSAWVRNSLKQMKLEAEAQKLPFQPHLLQPEAKETFWVGLIGKGYPAPRGKFRWCTERLKINPSNRFIRDAIRTNGETILVLGTRKAESTKRANRMKKMEAKRVRERLSPNMNLPNSLVYSPIEDWRNDEVWLYLMQWENPWRYSNKDLFSMYRGATADNECPLVVDTSTPSCGSSRFGCWVCTLVSHDKSLAAMIQNDEEKEWMQPLLDFRMELDAEENRERRDFRRRNGNVQLYERNLDGDISVEPIPGPYIKEAREYWLRRLLTIQTQIQRTAPAEMRDLTLITLEELSEIRRIWLEENHEFDDSLPRIYQEVTGEVFRDPRPGSDRALLGSDEWAVLEEICGDDAMHLELMAKLLDTERQYRTMARRNGIFEALEKCFETSSRSKEEAIANAHYKRDLKNAAEQGNIETVKQLTWASLKFPAQFGNDNLSSDRNH; from the coding sequence ATGTCTACAGCACAACAGCAACACAACCAAAGAGAGCCAGTTATGTTCCTCGGACAAACTGGCGCTGAGCAGACACGTACTGTAGCAGATTTAGTTGAAGATATTCAAGCTCTCACCACTGAAATTCAAGAATTGTACTGTTTAGACGAAATACCTTGGTGCGTAGGCTACAGCGGTGGAAAAGATAGCACTGCGACTTTACAACTTGTGTGGAATGCGATCGCATCTCTCCCACCCTCCAAGCGAACCAAAACAATTCACGTCATCACCACAGACACACTAGTAGAAAATCCCATTGTCTCTGCTTGGGTGCGTAACTCGCTCAAACAGATGAAGCTTGAGGCTGAAGCGCAGAAATTACCATTTCAACCGCATCTATTACAGCCAGAGGCTAAGGAAACATTCTGGGTAGGTTTAATCGGTAAAGGTTATCCAGCGCCTAGAGGAAAATTTCGCTGGTGTACCGAGCGTCTTAAGATTAATCCATCTAACCGGTTTATTCGCGATGCGATCAGAACAAACGGTGAAACTATTCTTGTTTTAGGTACTCGTAAAGCTGAAAGCACAAAGCGTGCAAACAGAATGAAAAAAATGGAAGCTAAGCGGGTAAGAGAGCGCCTTAGTCCGAACATGAATTTACCGAACTCGTTAGTCTACAGCCCCATCGAAGACTGGCGCAATGATGAAGTGTGGCTTTATCTAATGCAGTGGGAGAATCCTTGGCGATATAGCAACAAAGATTTATTCTCAATGTATCGAGGTGCTACGGCTGACAACGAATGTCCCTTAGTCGTGGATACATCGACTCCTAGCTGTGGAAGTTCTCGTTTTGGTTGTTGGGTTTGCACATTGGTTAGTCACGATAAATCATTAGCAGCCATGATCCAGAACGATGAAGAGAAAGAATGGATGCAACCACTGCTTGATTTTCGTATGGAGTTAGATGCAGAAGAAAATCGTGAAAGACGAGATTTTAGGCGAAGAAATGGTAACGTACAACTTTACGAACGCAACTTAGATGGCGATATCTCTGTTGAACCAATTCCTGGTCCCTATATTAAAGAAGCAAGAGAATATTGGCTCAGAAGACTCCTAACAATTCAAACACAGATTCAACGCACCGCACCAGCAGAGATGCGCGACCTTACCTTAATCACCCTAGAAGAGTTAAGTGAGATCCGTCGCATTTGGTTAGAAGAAAATCACGAGTTTGACGACAGCTTACCGCGAATTTATCAAGAAGTGACGGGTGAGGTGTTTCGCGATCCGCGCCCAGGAAGCGATCGCGCGTTACTTGGTAGCGATGAGTGGGCTGTACTGGAAGAAATTTGCGGCGATGACGCGATGCATCTTGAACTCATGGCAAAGCTCCTCGATACCGAACGCCAGTATCGTACAATGGCACGCCGTAATGGCATTTTTGAGGCGTTAGAAAAGTGCTTTGAAACAAGTTCGCGTTCTAAAGAAGAAGCGATCGCCAACGCCCACTACAAGCGAGACTTGAAAAACGCTGCTGAGCAAGGCAACATCGAGACTGTCAAGCAATTAACTTGGGCTAGCTTAAAATTCCCAGCTCAATTTGGAAATGATAATCTATCAAGTGATCGAAATCACTGA